In a single window of the Falco rusticolus isolate bFalRus1 chromosome 11, bFalRus1.pri, whole genome shotgun sequence genome:
- the GPR52 gene encoding G-protein coupled receptor 52: MNQSRWIEWRTLNMSSSVMNVSEHLSCPLGFGHYNAVDICILETVVIVLLTFLIIAGNLTVIFVFHCAPLLHHYTTSYFIQTMAYADLFVGVSCLVPTLSLLHYSTGVHESLTCQVFGYIISVLKSVSMACLACISVDRYLAITKPLSYNQLVTPCRLRICIILIWIYSCLIFLPSFFGWGKPGYHGDIFEWCATSWLTNAYFTGFIVCLLYAPAAFVICFTYFHIFKICRQHTKEINDRRARFPSHEVDAAGETGHSPDRRYAMVLFRITSVFYMLWLPYIIYFLLESSRVLENPALSFLTTWLAISNSFCNCVIYSLSNSVFRLGLRRLSETICSSCMCLKDRDARDPKPRKRANSCSI; encoded by the coding sequence ATGAACCAGTCCCGATGGATTGAATGGAGGACTCTGAATATGAGCAGTAGTGTTATGAACGTATCTGAGCATCTCTCCTGCCCTCTTGGATTTGGTCACTACAATGCAGTTGACATCTGTATCCTTGAGACAGTTGTTATTGTCTTgctaacatttttaattattgcgGGTAACTTAACTGTGatatttgtttttcactgtgctCCACTTCTGCATCATTATACCACCAGCTATTTTATTCAGACCATGGCCTATGCTGATCTTTTTGTTGGAGTTAGCTGCTTGGTTCCTACTTTGTCACTGCTCCACTACTCGACAGGTGTCCACGAGTCCTTGACTTGTCAAGTTTTTGGATATATCATCTCTGTGCTAAAAAGCGTATCTATGGCATGTCTTGCTTGCATCAGTGTGGATCGCTATCTCGCTATAACAAAGCCTCTCTCCTATAATCAACTGGTCACACCTTGTCGCTTGAGAATCTGCATCATCTTGATCTGGATATACTCTTGTCTGATcttcttgccttccttttttGGTTGGGGAAAACCTGGTTACCATGGAGATATTTTTGAATGGTGTGCTACCTCCTGGCTAACTAATGCCTATTTTACTGGCTTTATCGTGTGCTTACTATatgctcctgctgcctttgtcATATGTTTCACGTATTTCCACATCTTTAAAATTTGCCGGCAGCACACCAAAGAGATAAATGATCGGAGAGCTCGATTTCCTAGCCACGAAGtggatgctgctggggagaCTGGGCACAGCCCTGATCGCCGCTATGCCATGGTTTTGTTTCGGATAACCAGTGTGTTCTACATGCTGTGGCTCCCTTATATCATATACTTTCTGCTGGAGAGCTCTAGGGTGCTGGAAAACCCAGCACTTTCCTTCTTAACGACATGGCTTGCTATAAGCAATAGTTTCTGCAACTGTGTGATATATAGCCTCTCCAACAGTGTTTTCAGGCTGGGACTGCGGAGACTGTCAGAGACAATATGTTCATCTTGTATGTGTTTAAAAGACAGGGATGCACGGGACCCTAAACCGAGAAAACGGGCTAATTCCTGctccatttaa